The following proteins come from a genomic window of Chaetodon auriga isolate fChaAug3 chromosome 16, fChaAug3.hap1, whole genome shotgun sequence:
- the tom1 gene encoding target of Myb1 membrane trafficking protein isoform X1, producing the protein MEFLLGNPFSTPVGQRIEAATSSSLPSEDWALNMEICDMINSSEEGPKDAVRAIKKRIVGNKNFKEVMQALTVLETCVKNCGYRFHILVTTRDFVEGVLVRSIIPRNNPPLVLHDRVLSIVQAWADAFRSSPDLTGVVSVYEDLRRKGLEFPMTELDGYTPVQAPQKTLPGNGPAVTTLPAALLSSKPPLIPAQTSELKLALEGNNAFTPSQIKNLKTELGVVRSNLTMMSDMMSQLDPVTVKQADMELLEQLYTVCKEMQERIVKIVPRLSEEKLIEELLATNDEMNTAFTRYHRFERRITNGPNTAETSHTYVNLTDLNLTAESVGQSQGASLTNNCSLSQSRSDSLASQMARLSTSESDDALSQKINISAPQRPSEQSEAAVDGQAQALDSRRLNTGTDGSPASTCSSSPKLDWMIKRGMIPINQSNVMDDIEKWLALDDEYDDFEDSDGVTSEEFDRFLAERAKAAERLPSLRASSQDTNHSES; encoded by the exons ATGGAGTTTTTACTGGGAAATCCGTTCAGCACGCCGGTGGGACAGCGGATCG AGGCTGCGACCAGCTCCAGCCTGCCATCAGAGGACTGGGCCCTCAACATGGAGATCTGTGATATGATCAACAGCTCAGAGGAAGG ACCCAAGGATGCAGTCAGAGCCATAAAGAAAAGGATTGTGGGGAACAAGAACTTCAAGGAGGTCATGCAGGCGCTCACC GTCCTGGAGACTTGTGTGAAGAACTGCGGCTACAGGTTTCACATCCTGGTGACGACACGGGATTTTGTAGAGGGGGTTCTGGTGCGCTCAATCATTCCAAGAAACAACCCTCCATTGGTCCTGCATGACAGAGTGCTCAGCATcgtacag GCGTGGGCTGACGCATTCCGGAGCTCACCCGACCTGACAGGCGTGGTGTCGGTGTACGAGGACCTACGAAGGAAAGGGCTTGAGTTCCCCATGACAGAACTGGATGGTTACACACCCGTCCAAGCCCCACAAAAG ACTCTGCCTGGGAACGGGCCTGCTGTCACTACCCTGCCTGCTGCGCTCCTCTCTTCCAAACCTCCGCTCATCCCAGCCCAGACTTCTGAGCTAAAACTGGCCCTAGAGGGAAACAATGCCTTCACTCCCAGCCAG ATCAAAAACCTGAAGACAGAGCTGGGAGTGGTGCGAAGCAACCTGACGATGATGTCAGACATGATGAGTCAGCTGGATCCTGTCACGGTAAAGCAGGCAGacatggagctgctggag CAGTTATACACAGTTTGTAAGGAAATGCAAGAGCGGATCGTGAAGATCGTCCCCAGACTCAGCGAGGAGAAGCTGATTGAGGAGTTGCTGGCAACTAATGATGAGATGAACACCGCCTTCACTCGCTACCACAG ATTTGAAAGACGGATAACAAATGggccaaacacagcagagacg AGCCACACGTATGTCAACCTGACAGACCTCAATCTGACAGCGGAGTCTGTCGGCCAATCACAAGGCGCATCACTTACCAATAACTGCTCACTCAGCCAGTCAAGATCAGACAGTTTGGCCAGTCAGATGGCCAGACTCA GTACAAGTGAATCAGACGACGCGTTATCACAAAAGATAAATATCTCCGCTCCACAAAGGCCGAG TGAGCAGAGCGAGGCTGCAGTGGACGGCCAGGCTCAGGCTCTGGACAGCAGACGACTAAACACAGGAACG GACGGCAGCccagcctccacctgcagctcctcgCCAAAGTTAGATTGGATGATTAAAAGGGGAATG ATTCCTATCAACCAGTCCAATGTAATGGATGATATTGAGAAATGGCTGGCGTTGGATGATGAG TATGATGACTTTGAGGACTCCGATGGTGTGACCAGTGAAG AGTTTGACAGGTTTTTGGCAGAAAGAGCAAAAGCAGCTGAGCGCCTGCCGTCGCTGAGGGCCTCCTCGCAGGACACCAACCACTCGGAGTCTTAA
- the tom1 gene encoding target of Myb1 membrane trafficking protein isoform X2: protein MEFLLGNPFSTPVGQRIEAATSSSLPSEDWALNMEICDMINSSEEGPKDAVRAIKKRIVGNKNFKEVMQALTVLETCVKNCGYRFHILVTTRDFVEGVLVRSIIPRNNPPLVLHDRVLSIVQAWADAFRSSPDLTGVVSVYEDLRRKGLEFPMTELDGYTPVQAPQKTLPGNGPAVTTLPAALLSSKPPLIPAQTSELKLALEGNNAFTPSQIKNLKTELGVVRSNLTMMSDMMSQLDPVTVKQADMELLELYTVCKEMQERIVKIVPRLSEEKLIEELLATNDEMNTAFTRYHRFERRITNGPNTAETSHTYVNLTDLNLTAESVGQSQGASLTNNCSLSQSRSDSLASQMARLSTSESDDALSQKINISAPQRPSEQSEAAVDGQAQALDSRRLNTGTDGSPASTCSSSPKLDWMIKRGMIPINQSNVMDDIEKWLALDDEYDDFEDSDGVTSEEFDRFLAERAKAAERLPSLRASSQDTNHSES from the exons ATGGAGTTTTTACTGGGAAATCCGTTCAGCACGCCGGTGGGACAGCGGATCG AGGCTGCGACCAGCTCCAGCCTGCCATCAGAGGACTGGGCCCTCAACATGGAGATCTGTGATATGATCAACAGCTCAGAGGAAGG ACCCAAGGATGCAGTCAGAGCCATAAAGAAAAGGATTGTGGGGAACAAGAACTTCAAGGAGGTCATGCAGGCGCTCACC GTCCTGGAGACTTGTGTGAAGAACTGCGGCTACAGGTTTCACATCCTGGTGACGACACGGGATTTTGTAGAGGGGGTTCTGGTGCGCTCAATCATTCCAAGAAACAACCCTCCATTGGTCCTGCATGACAGAGTGCTCAGCATcgtacag GCGTGGGCTGACGCATTCCGGAGCTCACCCGACCTGACAGGCGTGGTGTCGGTGTACGAGGACCTACGAAGGAAAGGGCTTGAGTTCCCCATGACAGAACTGGATGGTTACACACCCGTCCAAGCCCCACAAAAG ACTCTGCCTGGGAACGGGCCTGCTGTCACTACCCTGCCTGCTGCGCTCCTCTCTTCCAAACCTCCGCTCATCCCAGCCCAGACTTCTGAGCTAAAACTGGCCCTAGAGGGAAACAATGCCTTCACTCCCAGCCAG ATCAAAAACCTGAAGACAGAGCTGGGAGTGGTGCGAAGCAACCTGACGATGATGTCAGACATGATGAGTCAGCTGGATCCTGTCACGGTAAAGCAGGCAGacatggagctgctggag TTATACACAGTTTGTAAGGAAATGCAAGAGCGGATCGTGAAGATCGTCCCCAGACTCAGCGAGGAGAAGCTGATTGAGGAGTTGCTGGCAACTAATGATGAGATGAACACCGCCTTCACTCGCTACCACAG ATTTGAAAGACGGATAACAAATGggccaaacacagcagagacg AGCCACACGTATGTCAACCTGACAGACCTCAATCTGACAGCGGAGTCTGTCGGCCAATCACAAGGCGCATCACTTACCAATAACTGCTCACTCAGCCAGTCAAGATCAGACAGTTTGGCCAGTCAGATGGCCAGACTCA GTACAAGTGAATCAGACGACGCGTTATCACAAAAGATAAATATCTCCGCTCCACAAAGGCCGAG TGAGCAGAGCGAGGCTGCAGTGGACGGCCAGGCTCAGGCTCTGGACAGCAGACGACTAAACACAGGAACG GACGGCAGCccagcctccacctgcagctcctcgCCAAAGTTAGATTGGATGATTAAAAGGGGAATG ATTCCTATCAACCAGTCCAATGTAATGGATGATATTGAGAAATGGCTGGCGTTGGATGATGAG TATGATGACTTTGAGGACTCCGATGGTGTGACCAGTGAAG AGTTTGACAGGTTTTTGGCAGAAAGAGCAAAAGCAGCTGAGCGCCTGCCGTCGCTGAGGGCCTCCTCGCAGGACACCAACCACTCGGAGTCTTAA
- the tom1 gene encoding target of Myb1 membrane trafficking protein isoform X4, protein MEFLLGNPFSTPVGQRIEAATSSSLPSEDWALNMEICDMINSSEEGPKDAVRAIKKRIVGNKNFKEVMQALTVLETCVKNCGYRFHILVTTRDFVEGVLVRSIIPRNNPPLVLHDRVLSIVQAWADAFRSSPDLTGVVSVYEDLRRKGLEFPMTELDGYTPVQAPQKIKNLKTELGVVRSNLTMMSDMMSQLDPVTVKQADMELLEQLYTVCKEMQERIVKIVPRLSEEKLIEELLATNDEMNTAFTRYHRFERRITNGPNTAETSHTYVNLTDLNLTAESVGQSQGASLTNNCSLSQSRSDSLASQMARLSTSESDDALSQKINISAPQRPSEQSEAAVDGQAQALDSRRLNTGTDGSPASTCSSSPKLDWMIKRGMIPINQSNVMDDIEKWLALDDEYDDFEDSDGVTSEEFDRFLAERAKAAERLPSLRASSQDTNHSES, encoded by the exons ATGGAGTTTTTACTGGGAAATCCGTTCAGCACGCCGGTGGGACAGCGGATCG AGGCTGCGACCAGCTCCAGCCTGCCATCAGAGGACTGGGCCCTCAACATGGAGATCTGTGATATGATCAACAGCTCAGAGGAAGG ACCCAAGGATGCAGTCAGAGCCATAAAGAAAAGGATTGTGGGGAACAAGAACTTCAAGGAGGTCATGCAGGCGCTCACC GTCCTGGAGACTTGTGTGAAGAACTGCGGCTACAGGTTTCACATCCTGGTGACGACACGGGATTTTGTAGAGGGGGTTCTGGTGCGCTCAATCATTCCAAGAAACAACCCTCCATTGGTCCTGCATGACAGAGTGCTCAGCATcgtacag GCGTGGGCTGACGCATTCCGGAGCTCACCCGACCTGACAGGCGTGGTGTCGGTGTACGAGGACCTACGAAGGAAAGGGCTTGAGTTCCCCATGACAGAACTGGATGGTTACACACCCGTCCAAGCCCCACAAAAG ATCAAAAACCTGAAGACAGAGCTGGGAGTGGTGCGAAGCAACCTGACGATGATGTCAGACATGATGAGTCAGCTGGATCCTGTCACGGTAAAGCAGGCAGacatggagctgctggag CAGTTATACACAGTTTGTAAGGAAATGCAAGAGCGGATCGTGAAGATCGTCCCCAGACTCAGCGAGGAGAAGCTGATTGAGGAGTTGCTGGCAACTAATGATGAGATGAACACCGCCTTCACTCGCTACCACAG ATTTGAAAGACGGATAACAAATGggccaaacacagcagagacg AGCCACACGTATGTCAACCTGACAGACCTCAATCTGACAGCGGAGTCTGTCGGCCAATCACAAGGCGCATCACTTACCAATAACTGCTCACTCAGCCAGTCAAGATCAGACAGTTTGGCCAGTCAGATGGCCAGACTCA GTACAAGTGAATCAGACGACGCGTTATCACAAAAGATAAATATCTCCGCTCCACAAAGGCCGAG TGAGCAGAGCGAGGCTGCAGTGGACGGCCAGGCTCAGGCTCTGGACAGCAGACGACTAAACACAGGAACG GACGGCAGCccagcctccacctgcagctcctcgCCAAAGTTAGATTGGATGATTAAAAGGGGAATG ATTCCTATCAACCAGTCCAATGTAATGGATGATATTGAGAAATGGCTGGCGTTGGATGATGAG TATGATGACTTTGAGGACTCCGATGGTGTGACCAGTGAAG AGTTTGACAGGTTTTTGGCAGAAAGAGCAAAAGCAGCTGAGCGCCTGCCGTCGCTGAGGGCCTCCTCGCAGGACACCAACCACTCGGAGTCTTAA
- the tom1 gene encoding target of Myb1 membrane trafficking protein isoform X3, whose product MEFLLGNPFSTPVGQRIEAATSSSLPSEDWALNMEICDMINSSEEGPKDAVRAIKKRIVGNKNFKEVMQALTVLETCVKNCGYRFHILVTTRDFVEGVLVRSIIPRNNPPLVLHDRVLSIVQAWADAFRSSPDLTGVVSVYEDLRRKGLEFPMTELDGYTPVQAPQKTLPGNGPAVTTLPAALLSSKPPLIPAQTSELKLALEGNNAFTPSQIKNLKTELGVVRSNLTMMSDMMSQLDPVTVKQADMELLEQLYTVCKEMQERIVKIVPRLSEEKLIEELLATNDEMNTAFTRYHRFERRITNGPNTAETSHTYVNLTDLNLTAESVGQSQGASLTNNCSLSQSRSDSLASQMARLSTSESDDALSQKINISAPQRPSEQSEAAVDGQAQALDSRRLNTGTIPINQSNVMDDIEKWLALDDEYDDFEDSDGVTSEEFDRFLAERAKAAERLPSLRASSQDTNHSES is encoded by the exons ATGGAGTTTTTACTGGGAAATCCGTTCAGCACGCCGGTGGGACAGCGGATCG AGGCTGCGACCAGCTCCAGCCTGCCATCAGAGGACTGGGCCCTCAACATGGAGATCTGTGATATGATCAACAGCTCAGAGGAAGG ACCCAAGGATGCAGTCAGAGCCATAAAGAAAAGGATTGTGGGGAACAAGAACTTCAAGGAGGTCATGCAGGCGCTCACC GTCCTGGAGACTTGTGTGAAGAACTGCGGCTACAGGTTTCACATCCTGGTGACGACACGGGATTTTGTAGAGGGGGTTCTGGTGCGCTCAATCATTCCAAGAAACAACCCTCCATTGGTCCTGCATGACAGAGTGCTCAGCATcgtacag GCGTGGGCTGACGCATTCCGGAGCTCACCCGACCTGACAGGCGTGGTGTCGGTGTACGAGGACCTACGAAGGAAAGGGCTTGAGTTCCCCATGACAGAACTGGATGGTTACACACCCGTCCAAGCCCCACAAAAG ACTCTGCCTGGGAACGGGCCTGCTGTCACTACCCTGCCTGCTGCGCTCCTCTCTTCCAAACCTCCGCTCATCCCAGCCCAGACTTCTGAGCTAAAACTGGCCCTAGAGGGAAACAATGCCTTCACTCCCAGCCAG ATCAAAAACCTGAAGACAGAGCTGGGAGTGGTGCGAAGCAACCTGACGATGATGTCAGACATGATGAGTCAGCTGGATCCTGTCACGGTAAAGCAGGCAGacatggagctgctggag CAGTTATACACAGTTTGTAAGGAAATGCAAGAGCGGATCGTGAAGATCGTCCCCAGACTCAGCGAGGAGAAGCTGATTGAGGAGTTGCTGGCAACTAATGATGAGATGAACACCGCCTTCACTCGCTACCACAG ATTTGAAAGACGGATAACAAATGggccaaacacagcagagacg AGCCACACGTATGTCAACCTGACAGACCTCAATCTGACAGCGGAGTCTGTCGGCCAATCACAAGGCGCATCACTTACCAATAACTGCTCACTCAGCCAGTCAAGATCAGACAGTTTGGCCAGTCAGATGGCCAGACTCA GTACAAGTGAATCAGACGACGCGTTATCACAAAAGATAAATATCTCCGCTCCACAAAGGCCGAG TGAGCAGAGCGAGGCTGCAGTGGACGGCCAGGCTCAGGCTCTGGACAGCAGACGACTAAACACAGGAACG ATTCCTATCAACCAGTCCAATGTAATGGATGATATTGAGAAATGGCTGGCGTTGGATGATGAG TATGATGACTTTGAGGACTCCGATGGTGTGACCAGTGAAG AGTTTGACAGGTTTTTGGCAGAAAGAGCAAAAGCAGCTGAGCGCCTGCCGTCGCTGAGGGCCTCCTCGCAGGACACCAACCACTCGGAGTCTTAA
- the gcat gene encoding 2-amino-3-ketobutyrate coenzyme A ligase, mitochondrial has translation MSLGKAARSLVKPVRGILRPSTAAFARNYAAVSEARALLENELDSIRAAGTWKAERIITSKQGPQINVDGSRSSILNFCANNYLGLSSHPEVVQAGIDALKSYGAGLSSVRFICGTQDLHKNLEQKLAEFHEREDCILYASCFDANAGLFEVLLGPDDAVLSDELNHASIIDGIRLCRAKRLRYKHMDLVDLENKLKESQSSRMRLVVTDGVFSMDGDVAPLTGICDLAEQYGAMVFIDECHATGFLGPRGRGTDELLGVMDRVHIVNSTLGKALGGAAGGYTVGPKPLIDLLRQRSRPYLFSNSLPPPVVGCATRAVELLLASSEIAQSMTAKTMRFRNNMTQAGFTIAGSAHPICPVMLGDARLASVIADDMLKLGVYVIGFSYPVVPKGKARIRVQISAAHTDEDIDHCVDAFIQTGRKHGVIS, from the exons ATGTCTCTCGGAAAAGCTGCCCGGAGTTTGGTGAAACCGGTCCGCGGGATCCTCCGGCCCTCGACGGCGGCTTTTGCCCGAAACTACGCCGCTGTGAGCGAAGCCAGAGCACTGCTGGAGAACGAGCTCGACAGTATCCGAGCCGCGGGGACGTGGAAGGCGGAGAGGATCATCACGTCCAAGCAGGGTCCTCAAATCAACGTGGACGGCAGTCGGAGCA GCATATTGAATTTCTGTGCCAACAACTACCTTGGACTGTCCAGTCATCCAGAGGTGGTGCAGGCAGGGATCGACGCTCTGAAGTCATATGGTGCTGGATTGAGTTCTGTCAGATTCATCTGTGGCACACAG GACCTACACAAAAATCTGGAGCAGAAGCTTGCAGAGTTTCATGAGAGGGAGGACTGCATCCTCTATGCCAGCTGTTTCGATGCCAACGCTGGACTGTTTGAG GTTCTGTTGGGCCCGGATGACGCAGTGCTGTCTGATGAGCTGAACCACGCCTCCATCATCGACGGGATCCGCCTGTGTCGGGCAAAGCGGCTGCGGTACAAACACATGGACCTCGTTGATCTGGAGAACAAGCTCAAagagtctcag TCATCTCGTATGCGCCTCGTAGTGACAGATGGAGTCTTCTCTATGGACGGAGACGTGGCTCCCTTAACAGGAATCTGCGACCTCGCCGAACAGTATGGAGCCATGGTATTTATAGACGAATGCCACGCCACCGGCTTCCTGGGGCCCCGGGGCAG AGGGACAGATGAGCTCCTGGGAGTGATGGACAGAGTTCACATTGTAAACTCCACCCTGGGAAAAGCACTGGGCGGAGCAGCTG gCGGCTACACAGTTGGCCCTAAGCCTCTCATTGACCTCCTGAGGCAGCGCTCGCGGCCCTACCTGTTCTCCaactccctcccccctcctgtGGTGGGCTGTGCCACCCgggctgtggagctgctgctcgcGTCCAGTGAGATTGCGCAGAGCATGACGGCCAAAACCATGAG ATTCAGGAACAACATGACGCAGGCTGGCTTCACCATCGCGGGCTCAGCTCACCCCATCTGTCCCGTGATGCTGGGCGACGCGCGGCTGGCGTCCGTGATAGCTGATGATATGCTGAAGCTAG GAGTGTATGTGATTGGATTCTCCTACCCAGTCGTACCGAAGGGCAAAGCCAGGATCCGCGTTCAGATTTCCGCTGCCCACACAGACGAGGACATCGATCACTGTGTCGATGCTTTCATCCAGACGGGCAGAAAGCACGGAGTCATCTCATGA